The Comamonas sp. lk genome contains the following window.
AAGGCCAAGTTCCCTCTGGTGGGCGATCCTACACACCAGCTGACCAACGCTTTCGGCGTGCACATCCCTGAAGAAGGCCTGGCACTGCGCGGTACCTTCGTGATCAACCCCGATGGCGTGATCAAGACCATGGAAGTGCATTCCAACGAAATCGCCCGTGACGTGTCGGAAACTCTGCGCAAGCTCAAGGCTGCCCAGTTCACCGCCGCTCACCCCGGCCAAGTGTGCCCCGCCAAGTGGAAGGAAGGCGCTGACACGATCACTCCTTCGCTGGACCTGGTCGGCAAGATCTAAGCCTGATTGCTATCGGCTGAGCGCGCAGGCGCTCTGAGAGCCGGACGACGCTCAGGCACCCGGTGTCTGTTCGTCCGGCTTTTTTACGCCCAGTTTTTTGCTTTTATGGGCGGGCAAGCGGCTCCAAGCCACTTTGCTGCACTGCATTAACAACTCAAAATTCAAAGGAATCCACCATGCTTGACGATCAACTCAAAGCCCAACTCGCCGCCTACCTGGAACGTGTGCAGCAGCCGTTTGAGCTGGTGGCTTCTCTGGATGACAGCGAGACCAGCGCCAAGATGCGCGATCTGCTGCAAACCATTCAGTCCCTGCGCAGCGACAAGATCACGCTGCGCACCGATGGCAACGACGCCCGCAAGCCTTCGTTCTCTTTGCAACGCAAGGGCACCGACACCCAGCTGCGCTTTGCCGGTCTGCCCCTGGGTCACGAATTCACCTCGCTGGTGCTGGCGCTGCTGTGGACGGGCGGCCATCCACCCAAGGTGGAGCAGGATCTGATTGACCAGATCAAGGCGCTCGACGGAGACTACAACTTCGAGGTCTACATGAGCCTGACCTGCCACAACTGCCCCGACGTGGTGCAGGCGCTGTCGCTCATGGCCATCCTCAACCCCAAGATCAAGACCACGGTGATCGAAGGCGGCGCCTTCCAGCAGGAAGTGACCGAGCGCGAAATCATGGCCGTGCCCATGGTGCTGATGAACGGTTCCGTGTTTGGCACCGGTCGCATGAGCATCGAAGAAATCGTGGCCAAGCTCGATACCGGTGCGGCCTCGCGTGAAGCCGCCAAGCTCTCGGCCAAGGAGGCTTTCGATGTGCTGATCATCGGCGGTGGCCCCGCTGGCGCAGCGGCCGCTGTGTATGCAGCGCGCAAGGGCATTCGCACCGGTGTGGCGGCAGAGCGCTTTGGCGGTCAGGTCAACGACACGTTGGCCATCGAGAACTACATCTCCGTGCTGGAAACCGACGGCCCCAAGTTTGCCGCAGCGCTGGAAGCCCACACCCGCGCTTACGACGTAGACATCATGAATTTGCAGCGCGCCGAGAAGCTGATTCCCGCAGCGCAGCCCGGCGGCCTGCTCGAAGTGCAGCTGGCCAATGGTGGTTCGCTCAAGGCCAAGACCGTGATTCTGTCCACCGGTGCGCGCTGGCGCAATGTGAACGTTCCCGGCGAAGCCGAGTACCGAAACAAGGGCGTGGCCTACTGCCCGCACTGCGACGGCCCGCTGTTCAAGGGCAAGCGTGTGGCGGTCATTGGCGGCGGTAACTCGGGTATTGAGGCGGCCATCGACCTGGCCGGCTTGGTGGCCCATGTGACGGTGGTGGAGTTTGCCGAACAGCTCAAGGCCGACGCCGTGCTGGTCAAGAAGCTGCACAGCCTGCCCAATGTGACCGTGCACACCAATGCACAGACCACGGAAATCACTGGCGCCAATGGCAAGGTCAATGGTCTGCGCTACAAGGACCGTGTGACGGGCGAGGAACACCATGTCGAGCTGGAAGGCGTGTTCGTCCAGATCGGTCTGGTGCCCAACACCGAATGGCTCAAGGGCACGGTGGAGCTGAGCAAGTTCGGCGAAATCATTGTGGATGCCAAGGGCCAGACCAATCTGCCCGGCGTGTTCGCTGCCGGTGACTGCACCACGGTGCCGTACAAGCAGATCGTGATTGCGGCAGGTGCCGGTTCCACGGCGGCTCTGTCGGCCTTCGATCACCTGATTCGCAACTAAAACAGGCTGTAGTGCTTTATGCATAAGCGCTAGTAGCTATTAAAAAAGGACTGCTTCGGCAGTCCTTTTTGTTTTTCTCGGCGCGTTTATACATTCGTCGATGAAGGTTAAAGTAAAAATATCAATCAAATGAGAACTATTCGCATACACTGTGCATTGCTCAGCCAGCATATGCAGTGCCAGCTACGGGTCTGATTCCTGTGGCACTTTCCAGAAGCCAGCTCTTGTCAATTCAATGAATAAAGAGGGTTTCTGGTATGGCATCCGCTGCCGCTACGCACACTCGCGCCCTGTTGGCGCCGCTTTCCGTTTTTCACCCCGCTGCTCGTCCTGCTATCCATCCGCTGGCCCTGGCTTGTGCGCTGGCCTGCGCGTCTTTTGCCGCTCAGGCACAGGAATCGGCCCTAGTGGCTCCGACGCAGACGGTGGCCCAAGCCTCGGCCACGGTGCGCGTGGCCGCAGCCCATGCAGATCGCAGCGCCCCGGTGATGAAAGACGTGGTGGTGAGCGCCTCGCGCGATGAGCAGGATGCCGATGCTTTGCCCATGACGATTGACGTTATTGATGCCAAGCAGATGGAAGAGGGACATGTCAGCGACATCCGCGAGCTGGCCGAGAAACTGCCCAATGTGACCGTGCCCCGTGCACCGGCCCGTTTTTCGCTGGCGTCCTCGTCGGCCGGGCGGGACCAGAACAGCGGCTTCAATATCCGCGGCCTGGAAGGCAATCGCGTGCTGATGCTGGTCGATGGCGTACGCCAGCCGCGCGGCTATTCCTTCAGTGCCAACACCTTTGGCCGCGACTATCTGGATCTGGGCCTGGTGCAGCGCGTGGAAATTCTGCGTGGCTCCGTGCCGGCGCTGTATGGCTCGGACGGCATGGGCGGCCTGGTCAACTTCATCACCGTGCAGCCCGATGATTTGCTCAAAGGTGGCAAGACCGTTGGTGGTCGCGTCTCCGCCAGCTACGACGGCTCGGACAACGGCAAGCGTGTGGGCGCCACTCTGGCAGGACGTGCCAGCCCTGAATGGGCTTGGCTGGTTTCTGCCGGCATTGGCCGCTCCAGCGCGCTGGAGAACATGGGTACCGTAGGCGGCGTGGGCAGCACCCGCACCGAGCCCAACCCCGAAAAAGACAAGAGCCACTCGCTGCTGGGTCGCCTGGTCTACACACCTTCGGCGGTGCAAAAACATGTGTTCACGCTGGAGCAGGTCAACAAAAAGGCCGACTATGCCTTGCTGACGGCACAGGGCACATCCCTTGGCGGCACGGTGCTGGACTCCAACTCCAAAACGGAAATGAATCGCTGGCGCGCCAGCTGGCAGGGGCAATGGCAGCAACTGGGCTGGTCGCTGGCCGATGAGCTGCAGTTGATGGCCAGCTACCAGGGTTCGGATTCGCGCGAGTGGATCAATGAAACCCGCAGAAATCTGCCCTATCGCGAACGCGATGTGACCTACGACGAGAACGCGCTGCAACTGCATGCGCAGGCCAACAAAACCCTGCGCTGGGGTACGGCGGTCAGTGGCAAGTTCACCTATGGCATGGATTACATGCGCAACAAGGTGGTCAACGAGCAAAACGGCATCACGCCGGCCGCTGGCGAGCAGTTCCCGCTCAAGCGTTTCCCCAATACGACAGAGACATCGACTGCGCTGTTTGCGCAGGCGGATCTGCACTATGGCGCATGGAGCCTGACGCCTGGCGTGCGGGCCGAGCACTACAGCATCAAGCCCAAGCAGCAAGGCTTTTTGCCCACGGTGGTCAGCAATTCGGACTCGGCCATCTCGCCCAAGCTGGGCGCATTGTTCCAGGCATCGGATGCATGGTCTGTCTACGGCAACTACGCCGCAGGCTTTCGCGCGCCGAATGCAGGCCAGATCAATGCCTATTTCGAGAATTCCAGCCAGTACTACAAGAACATACCCAACCCCAATCTCAAGCCCGAAAAGAGCAACACCTTCGAGCTGGGACTGCGTGGACGCATGGAGCGCATGAAGCTCGATGCGGCGGTGTTCACCGGTCGCTACAAGAACTTCATCCTCGATCAGCAGCTGGTGTCGGGCACACCGGGCAACCGCAACGACCCCGGCATCTATCAGTCGGTGAATTTGGAAGACGTGCGCATCAGTGGCTTTGAACTCAAGGCCGACTATGACTGGGGCAAGTTTGCCGGCGGCAACTGGCGCACCCATGCCGCCTACGGCTACACCAAGGGTACGGAAACCAAGACCGACAAGCCTGTGAACACCATCTCGCCACAGCAACTGGTGCTGGGCGTGCGCTACGACACCTCTAACGTGGGTGTGCAGCTGAGCGCCTCGCACTGGGCAGGCAAGAAAGCCAAGGATGTTCCCACCACCACGGCCTGGCTCAGCCCTAGCGCCACGGTGCTGGACTTGAGCGCGCAATGGCGTATTCGTCCCGGCACGCGCCTGAACGTCGGCATCTACAACCTGACGGACAAGAAGTACTGGCGCTGGTCCGATGTGCGCGGACTGACCTCCAGCACGCAGATTGTCGATGCCTATAGCCAGACAGGCCGAAACCTGCGCGTGTCCCTGGTTCAGGACTTCTAACTTCATAGCATCAAGCGCTTTTGGATAAAGAGCTTGATGCGTTTTTCAATGGATAACGTGGGAGTGTGCCATGCCAGTGTCTGAAGACCGTTCCAAGACCGCCGGTGCCAGCGATGCCGAAGCCGCAGTGCAGGAGCGCGCAGAGGAATACCTGCTCACCGAAAGCGAAGCACAGCTGGCGGCCACGCTGGCGCTGATGACTGGTTTCAGCCAGGGCTGCTGCGCTGCCCACCGTGCGCCCATGGCCGCCCGCGTGGCTGAGCAGTTGGCCGGCATGGCGCATGGCGCCGCGCTGTCCAAGGATATGCAGGCGTTTTTGCTGCGCCTGTGCCAGCGCTGGAGTGTGGTGGCTGACGCCCTTGATGCGGAGTCTGCGGCACAGCAGCGCGAGGCGGATGCGCCAGACGAGCGGCCTATAGGTATAGGCACGCATCACCACACAGCGACCCACAGCATGGGCCAGAGCACGGCCCACGACGATTTCCCACCTTCCCGCGTGCATTGGCACGCCAGCCCGGAGACTTTGCAATGAACAACCCTACGATGACAGAAACAGCCACCCCAAACCCCGGTACTTCGGCGTTGAACACCGCCGTGCAGATCCGTGAGCAATTTGCCCAGGAGCGTGCGAAGGGCCTGCGCATCAAGGACGCCGCAGAAGCCATGGGCCTGAGCGAAGGCGCGGTGATTGCCGCACATGGCGGCGAGCATGAGCGCGCGCTCAAGGCCCTGCCTTTGCGTGCCGAGTGGCTGGCGATCTTGCAAGGCCTGGAGGCCTGCGGCACCGTCATGGCGCTCACCCGCAACGAATCGACCGTGCACGAAAAAGACGGTATCTATCAAAACGTTTCGGCCACCGGCCCCGTGGGTCTGGCTTTCAGCCGCGAGATTGACCTGCGCCTGTTCTTCATGCACTGGCATGCCGGCTTTGCCGTGACCGAAGCCTCGGCCAACGGCAATCGTCCGGCCATGCACAGCCTGCAGTTCTATGACGCCAGCGGCCGCGCTGTGCACAAGATTTTTGCCCGCGAAGCCACGGATATGGCGGCCTGGAATGCGCTGATCGAACGTTTTGCCGAACCGGCCGCCGGCTATGTATTCCGCGAAGCGGCGGCCAAGCCCGCGCCCAAGGCCGACAGCGAAATCGATGTGCCTGCGCTGACCCAGGCCTGGAGCGCCCTGAAGGACACGCACGAGTTCTTCGAGATGCTGCGCAAGCACGGAGCCGAGCGTCAGCAGGCCTTCAGCCTGGTGCCTGAATACTGCCAGCGCCTGGAAGGCGATGCCGTTACCCGCCTGCTGGGCGATGCGGCCGTGGATGGCGTGTCCATCATGGTGTTTGTGGGCAGCAGCGGCTGCATCCAGATTCACACCGGCCCGGTGAGCAATATCCAGCCCATGGACGGTGCCAACGGCGTGCGCTGGATCAATGTGCTGGACAAGGGCTTCAATCTGCATCTGCGCACCGACATGATTGACAAAGTGTGGGTGGTGCAAAAGCCCACCAGCGATGGCGTGGTGACTTCGGTGGAAGTGTTCGATGCCGCCGGCAACAACATGGCCATGTTCTTTGGCGAACGCAAGCCCGGCCAGCCCGAGCTGCAAAGCTGGCGCGATCTGGTGGCCGGTCTGCCCCGTCTGTCGGCGGCGACGGAGGCCGCATGACACAGCCGCTGAACTCCCGCAGAGCGGGTCTGCAATGGCTGGGGGCCGCTGTTCTGGGCGCGGCCCTGCCGGGACTGGGCCATGCCCAGACGCAGGCCGCGCCGGCGCGGCGCCTGGTGTCCTTGAGCGGGGCCCTGACCGAAGTCGTCTACCTGCTCAATGCCCAGGGCTTGCTGGTGGGCACCGATACCACCAGCCTGTTTCCCGATGCTGCGCAGAAAACGCCCAAGGTGGGCTATGTGCGCCAGCTGTCGGCCGAAGGTCTGCTCTCGCTCAAGCCTGACTCTGTCATAGGCACCAGCGAGGCCGGACCGGCCGTGGTGCTGGACCAGATACGCCAGGCCGGCGTGCGGGTGTCGCTGGTGAAGGCCCAGCATGTCTGGGGCGATGTGCAGGAAAAAGTGAAAGTCGTGGGGCGCGAAACCGGCAAGGTGGGCGAAGCCAGCGCATTGCTGGAGCGCCTGGATGCGCAGTGGCAGAGCGTTCAGGCCCAGGTGGCCAAGGCCACACGCAAGCCGCGCGTGCTGTTTTTGCTCTCGCACAGCGGCAGCCCCCAGGTGGCGGGACGCGGTACGGCAGCCGATGCGCTGATGCGCTATGCCGGCTGCGTCAACGCCATCGATCAGTTTGACGGCTACAAGCCGCTGACGGCAGAGGCCATGGCCAGCGCCGCACCGGAGGTCATCATCAACACCACGCAAGGCATAGAGGCCATGGGCGGTGAGGCCGCCTTCTGGAAGCGGCCCGAGCTGGCGTTGACCCCGGCCTATGCCAAAAAAGCCCTGGTCACGCTGGAGGCCAGCCACCTGCTGGGCTTTGGCCCGCGTCTGCCCAGCGCCGTGCAGGCCTTGCATATGCGCACCTTGCAGTGGGTGGCCTGAGAGCAGACATGAGCATGAATATGAGCATGGGTCGTGCGGGGGCCAAACCCGTGGCTGGGCTGCCAAAGCCGGCGGCACGCTGGCGCTCCCCGTCCGGGCGCCTGAGCCGGGGCGCCACCTTGTCGCTGGGTCTGCTGCTGGTGCTGCTGGCCATGGTGCTGGGCAGTGCCAGCGGGGCTTATGCGATTGCGCCGGGTCAGCTGTTCGGCATCGCCTGGGACGGGCTCAGCGGTGCCGCCGGCGGTAGCGCCGAGCATCTGGTGTTTCTCAATATCCGCCTGCCGCGCCTGTTGATGGGTGCGGCCGCTGGTGCCGGTCTGGGGCTGGCCGGGGCCTTGATGCAAGGTCTGTTTCGCAACCCGCTGGCCGACCCAGGGCTGATTGGCGTAAGCAGCGGCGCGGCATTGGCAGCCGGCATCACCATTGTGCTGGGCGGCATGTACCTGCCCTGGCTGCCGCGTCATCTGGGCAGCTGGGCGCTGGTGGCCATGGCCTTTGGCGGCGGCTTGGCCGTGACGGCCGTGGTCTATGTCCTGGGTCAGGTGCAGGGCACGACCCGCATCGGCCTGATGCTGCTGGCCGGGATTGCCATCAATGCCCTGGCTGGAGCGGGCTTGGGTTTTCTGAGCTTTATCTCTACCGACGAACAGCTGCGCAATCTGCAGATGTGGCTGCTGGGCAGCCTGGGCGCTTCGCGCTGGAGCGCGGTTGGCTTGGTGGGCGCTGCCGTGGCGCTGAGCGTGCTGGCTGCGCTGGCCCTGGCGCGGCCCCTGAATGCGATTGCGCTGGGCGAGGCACAGGCCAATCTGTTGGGGGTAGCGGTGGAGAAAACCAAGCGCCGCGCGGTGATGGTGGCGGCACTGGCCGTGGGCGCGGTGACCGCGACTACCGGCATCATCGGCTTTATCGGGCTGGTGGCCCCGCACTGGGTGCGGCTGGTGGCCGGTCCCGATCACCGGGTGGTGCTGCCGGGCTCCGCCCTGTTGGGTGCTGCCCTGGTGGTGACGGCCGATGCCGTGGCCCGCACCATCGTCAAACCGGCCGAGCTGCCCCTGGGCGTGCTGACGGCTTTTATCGGCGTGCCGCTGTTTTTGGCCATGCTGCGCCAGTTCAGGAGCAAGGTATGAGTGAGGCCTCTTTGCTGGAGTGTCGCGGCCTGGGCGTGGGCATAGGCCAGGGCCCGCGTCTGGCCACGGTGAATGCCGGGCTGAAAGCCGGGCGCTTTACCGCCATTCTCGGCCCCAACGGCGCGGGCAAATCTACGCTGATGTCCATGCTGGTGGGCGAACGTGCCGCGCAGGCCGGCCAGGTATTGCTGGACGGGCTGCCGCTGGCACAGCACAGCATGGCCGCACTGGCCTGCCGCCGCGCCGTCATGCCCCAGGACGGTTCGGTGGCGTTTGATTTCACTGCGCAGGAGGTGGTGGAGCTGGGGCGCTACCCCCATCGCAATCAGCCCAGTGCACAGGAAGAGAGCATTGTGCTGGCCGCGATGGAGCTGACGGGCGTGGCCCATCTGGCCCAGCGCAGCATCAACACCTTGTCGGGTGGCGAGAGGGCCCGCAGCCATCTGGCACGGGCGCTGGCCCAGGTCTGGGAAGCGCCGCAGGACGGCAAAGCTCGCTGGCTGCTGCTGGACGAGCCCACGGCCGCCCTTGATCTGGCCCATCAGCACCATGCCATGCGCTTGCTGCGCAACTGGGCAGCCGAGCAAGGTGTGGGCGTGGTGGCCGTGATTCACGACCTGAATCTGGCTCTGCGCTACGCCGATGACGTGCTGGTGCTGGGCGCAGATGCCGGCGTGCACAGCGGCGCTACGCAGCAAGTGCTGCGGCCCGAACTGGTGCAGCAGGTCTGGGGCATGCAGTGCGATACGGTGCGCAGCAGCGATGGCGCTTTGCAATATATTTTTGTAGCAGATAGCGCAATGGCGGCTTGAATCTCACTGCTCAATATATTGAAATCTGAAGTTGGTCATGCGCAAACCACTTCAGATTCGATAGCGATCTGCTCTTCTTTTCTCGGTCCTCAATGGCTGTGGACCGTGATCGCCACCAGCCTCAGCACCAGAGGCCGCACCAGCACCACACAGCAAAATGCCACGGGCATGGCCAGGGCATAGGCGCTCAGGACGCGCTGCAAAAATCCGCTACCCAGGCCGCTATTGGCTGCGACGATGGTGCAGGACATCAGAAAAGCCATGATGCCCGCCATGTAGAAGGCAAATACGAAAGGGGTGTAGCGCTTGTGCAGCTTCAGGCCTGGGGGTTTGGAGGGGATAGCGTTCATGCTGCGGTCAAAGCCTGTGTTTTTTTGCACCCGGATTCATAGCGGCTTGCGAAGACGGTGCAAGCAGCTGGGGCTGCCGGGGTGCCTGTGTTTTCAGAATGCCCAGACTGTAAGCGGGCCCAGGAGAAGTCGGTAGAGGGCTGCAGCTTGCTGCACTCATAAGTCAAACTTCAGAATGCTTTGGCGATACATTGGTACCCATGCCGAATCTGCGAGCCATAGAAACCTTTGTCAAAGCGCTGGAGGGCGGCTCCATCGCCTCGGCCGCGCGCCAGCTGGGCATCTCGCCGGCCGCGGCCAGCCAGAATATTGCGCGGCTGGAGCGTGAGCTGGGCACGCGGCTGATCACGCGCACCACGCGCTCCATGGCCTTGACCGAGGCCGGTGAGCGCTATCTGGCGCGTGTGGGCCCCGTGCTCGACGCGCTGGAAAAAGCCCAGTCCGACCTGTCGCTGATCCACGGTCAGCTGCAAGGCAAGCTGCGCATTGCCTGCATGTCGGCTTTCGGCCGGCATGTGCTGGCGCCGCTGTTGCCGGCTTTTACCGCCCGGCACCCGCAGCTGGAGATCGAGTTGTTGATTGCCGACCGCTATGTGGATGTGCTCAAGGAAGATGTGGACATCAGCCTGTGCTACCGCGATGTGCTGGAGCCCGGCATGTCCGTGCGGCAATTGGCATCCGTGCCGCGTTTTCTGTGCGCTTCGCCGCAGTATCTGCAGCAGCATGGCAGCCCGCAGACGGCGCAGGAGCTGCTGGAGCATGCCTGTCTGCTCTATAGACGCGAGCGCGATGGCCGCCTGATGCGCTGGCCTTTTACACGCGACGGCCAGCGCAGCGATCCGCAGCAGCGCATTGCCACCATTGGCAACGATATCGATGCGCTGGTGGAGTTTGCGGCGGCCGGCGGCGGCATTGTCTGGGCCGGCAGCTTTATCGTGCATGACTATGTGCGCCAGGGCCGGCTGCTGCCGTTGACCTTGAAGCCGGGGCGCAAGGGGCAGCTGCAGTTCGAGAATGCGCCGCTGGATTTTTTTGCCTGCTTCAAAGACCGGCAATATGTGCCGGCCAAGGTGCGTGCCCTGGTGGACTATCTGTTGGAGGAGCTGCAGCAGCAGGCAAAGCTGAGCTGAGCCACCCGTCCTCTTCGCATTCGGCGGGCCTCAAGTCAGAGCAGCCGAGCAGGAGCCGCCTCACGGCGAAGGCTGCGTCCCCCTCCCGCGCTGCGAGAGAGGGGGAAGGCGCAAAGCGCCTCAGGGGGAGTCTTGATCAATGCCCCAGATGCTGAGGCAGCACTTCCTGCAAGATAGTGGTGGCGATCTCCTCGATCGACTTGGTGGTGCTGGACAACCACTCGATGCCGCTTCTGCGCATCATGGCTTCAGCCTCGGCCACCTCGTAGCGGCAGTTTTGCAGGCTGGCGTACTTGGAGTCGGGGCGGCGCTCGTTGCGAATGCTCGACAGGCGCTCGGGCTGAATGGTCAGGCCGAACAGCTTCTTGCGAAACGGCTCCAGAGCGGGCGGCAGCTGCTTGCGCTCGAAGTCTTCGGGGATCAGCGGGTAGTTGGCCACTTTCAGGCCGAACTGCATGGCCAGGTACAGGCTGGTAGGCGTCTTGCCCGAGCGGCTCACGCCCACCAGGATCACATCGGCTCCGGTCAGGTCGGTATGAGTCTGGCCGTCGTCATGGGCCAGCGTGTAGTTGATGGCCTCCATGCGCTCCAGATATTCCTTGCTCTCGCTGATGTCGGCAAAGCGGCCCACACGGTGCAGCGACTTCTGGCCCAGCTCGATCTCCAGCGGGCGTACAAAGGTGCCGAACATGTCGAACACCTTGCCCTTGCAGGTGGCTTCGATCAAATCAAGGTGCTCCTGGTTGACCAGGGTGGTGAAGACCACGGGCTTGTTGCTTTCCAGGGAAGCCACATGGTTGATCTGGCGAATTGCCTGATGGACCTTGTCCGGAGAGTCCACAAAGGGGATGCGCACGATGCGGGGCTTGGTGTCGAACTGGGCCATGATGGCCGTGCCAAAGGTTTCGGCGGTGATGCCGGTGCCGTCGGAGATGACAAAAATCGTATGGGTATGCATGGTGCGCGCAGTGATTAGGTGAGGGCTAGGTAAGCAATGCCATGCCCGGAACTCTGAAACAGGATTGTGCCGCCCGGGGCTGCTTGGCTCGGCCTACAATGGCGCCCATTATTCCCAATTTCAACCCATGCTCGTTGACGGTCAACATCCAGAACAGCAAAGCACTGCCTTGATGCAGCGTGGGTTCGCGTCGCCTGGCCATTCAGCCCAGGCCTCGCAAGCGTGCCGGTTTTTAACCTTTGGAGTTTCCCCATGTCTCAACTGTTCGAAGCGACCGCATTAGTCGTTCCGTTTGAAAAACTGAGAATGACTGACGTTGAGTCGGTCGGCGGCAAGAACGCCTCGCTCGGCGAAATGATCTCGCAACTGCCCCAGGGCGTGCGCGTGCCTACCGGCTTTGCCACCACGGCCCACGCTTTCCGCGAGTTCCTGGCCTTTGAAGGCCTGGCAGGCAAGATTTCCGCCAAGCTGGCAGCTCTGGATGTGGACGATGTCCGTGCCCTGGCCGCTGTGGGCGCCGAAATCCGCGCCATGGTGGAAAGCCAGCCTTTCCCCGCCGATCTGGAAGCCGCGATCCGCGCTGACTTCATCACGCTGCAAGCCGGCAATGAAGCCGCTTCGTTTGCCGTGCGCTCTTCCGCCACTGCAGAAGATTTGCCTGACGCCTCGTTTGCCGGCCAGCAGGAAACCTTCCTGAACGTGGTGGGCATCGAAGACGTGCTGCACAAGATGAAGGAAGTGTTCGCGTCGCTGTACAACGACCGCGCCATTTCTTACCGCGTACACAAGGGCTTCGAGCACGATGTGGTGGCCCTGTCCGCCGGCGTGCAGCGCATGGTGCGCTCCGATCTGGGCGCAGCCGGTGTGATGTTCACCATCGATACCGAATCGGGCTTTGAAGAAGTGGTGTTCATCACTTCCAGCTATGGCCTGGGCGAGACCGTGGTGCAGGGCGCCGTGAACCCCGACGAGTTCTATGTGCACAAGCCCATGCTCAAGGCCGGCAACAAGGCGCTGATCCGCCGCAATCTGGGCTCCAAGCTGATCCAGATGGAATTTGCCACTGCCGAAGAAAAAGCGGCGACTGGCAAGCTGGTCAAGACCACCGACGTGGCTCCCGAGCTGCGCAACCGCTATTCGCTGACCGATGCCGACGTGGAGCAACTGGCCCGCTACGCCCTGGTGATCGAAGAGCATTACGGCCGCCCCATGGATATCGAATGGGGTAAGGACGGCACCGACGGCCACCTCTACATTCTGCAAGCGCGCCCAGAGACGGTGAAGAGCCAGTCCAAGGGCCAGGCCGAGCTGCGCTACAAGTTGAAGGGCACGGGCAATGTGCTGGCCGAAGGCCGCGCCATTGGCCAGAAGATCGGTACCGGCCCTGTGCGCCTGGTGTCCGATATTTCGCAGATGGACCAGGTCCAAGCCGGCGATGTGCTGGTGACCGATATGACCGATCCCAACTGGGAGCCGGTCATGAAGAAAGCTTCGGCCATCGTGACCAACCGCGGCGGCCGCACCTGCCACGCCGCCATCATTGCGCGCGAGCTGGGTATTCCTGCCGTGGTGGGCTGTGGCAATGCCACCGAGCTGCTCAAGGCTGAAACTCTGGTGACCGTGTCCTGCGCGG
Protein-coding sequences here:
- a CDS encoding pyruvate, water dikinase regulatory protein is translated as MHTHTIFVISDGTGITAETFGTAIMAQFDTKPRIVRIPFVDSPDKVHQAIRQINHVASLESNKPVVFTTLVNQEHLDLIEATCKGKVFDMFGTFVRPLEIELGQKSLHRVGRFADISESKEYLERMEAINYTLAHDDGQTHTDLTGADVILVGVSRSGKTPTSLYLAMQFGLKVANYPLIPEDFERKQLPPALEPFRKKLFGLTIQPERLSSIRNERRPDSKYASLQNCRYEVAEAEAMMRRSGIEWLSSTTKSIEEIATTILQEVLPQHLGH
- the ppsA gene encoding phosphoenolpyruvate synthase yields the protein MSQLFEATALVVPFEKLRMTDVESVGGKNASLGEMISQLPQGVRVPTGFATTAHAFREFLAFEGLAGKISAKLAALDVDDVRALAAVGAEIRAMVESQPFPADLEAAIRADFITLQAGNEAASFAVRSSATAEDLPDASFAGQQETFLNVVGIEDVLHKMKEVFASLYNDRAISYRVHKGFEHDVVALSAGVQRMVRSDLGAAGVMFTIDTESGFEEVVFITSSYGLGETVVQGAVNPDEFYVHKPMLKAGNKALIRRNLGSKLIQMEFATAEEKAATGKLVKTTDVAPELRNRYSLTDADVEQLARYALVIEEHYGRPMDIEWGKDGTDGHLYILQARPETVKSQSKGQAELRYKLKGTGNVLAEGRAIGQKIGTGPVRLVSDISQMDQVQAGDVLVTDMTDPNWEPVMKKASAIVTNRGGRTCHAAIIARELGIPAVVGCGNATELLKAETLVTVSCAEGDTGKIYDGLIETEVTEVKRGEMPAIKTKIMMNVGNPQLAFDFAQLPNEGVGLARLEFIINNNIGVHPKAILDYPAVAPDLKKAVESVARGHASPRAFYVDKVAEGVATIAAAFWPKPVIVRMSDFKSNEYRKLIGGSRYEPEEENPMLGFRGAARYISAEFGEAFKMECEALHRVREDMGLTNVKIMIPFVRTLGQAKRVTELLAENGLKRGENGLQFIMMCEVPSNAILADEFLEYFDGFSIGSNDLTQLTLGLDRDSGLELLAADFDERDPAVKKMLERAIKACLAQNKYVGICGQGPSDHPDFAKWLADEGISSISLNPDSVVSTWQKLAE
- a CDS encoding LysR family transcriptional regulator — its product is MPNLRAIETFVKALEGGSIASAARQLGISPAAASQNIARLERELGTRLITRTTRSMALTEAGERYLARVGPVLDALEKAQSDLSLIHGQLQGKLRIACMSAFGRHVLAPLLPAFTARHPQLEIELLIADRYVDVLKEDVDISLCYRDVLEPGMSVRQLASVPRFLCASPQYLQQHGSPQTAQELLEHACLLYRRERDGRLMRWPFTRDGQRSDPQQRIATIGNDIDALVEFAAAGGGIVWAGSFIVHDYVRQGRLLPLTLKPGRKGQLQFENAPLDFFACFKDRQYVPAKVRALVDYLLEELQQQAKLS
- a CDS encoding heme ABC transporter ATP-binding protein, whose amino-acid sequence is MSEASLLECRGLGVGIGQGPRLATVNAGLKAGRFTAILGPNGAGKSTLMSMLVGERAAQAGQVLLDGLPLAQHSMAALACRRAVMPQDGSVAFDFTAQEVVELGRYPHRNQPSAQEESIVLAAMELTGVAHLAQRSINTLSGGERARSHLARALAQVWEAPQDGKARWLLLDEPTAALDLAHQHHAMRLLRNWAAEQGVGVVAVIHDLNLALRYADDVLVLGADAGVHSGATQQVLRPELVQQVWGMQCDTVRSSDGALQYIFVADSAMAA
- a CDS encoding DUF2798 domain-containing protein; this encodes MNAIPSKPPGLKLHKRYTPFVFAFYMAGIMAFLMSCTIVAANSGLGSGFLQRVLSAYALAMPVAFCCVVLVRPLVLRLVAITVHSH